In Gemmatimonadota bacterium, the following are encoded in one genomic region:
- a CDS encoding 2-oxoacid:acceptor oxidoreductase family protein — protein sequence MNIWPGKSVAQSASAPASPPPFPGVVEAMDGSAAVVEMETAASEAAGAYPITPSTQMGEGWAAAVADGRPNVNGRRLLFFEPEGEHAAAAVTAGMSMMGLRATNFSSGQGIVYMHESLYAAVGKRLTYVLNVAARAITKQGLNVHAGHDDYHAIDDTGFFQVFAKDVQESADLNLIAHRIAELSLNPGVCAQDGFLTSHVIESIRLPERELVKQYLGDPSDVIDSPTPAQRLVFGETRRRIPEMFDLDYPAMLGVVQNQDSYAQGVAAQRPFYFDHIVELTDRALDEYAALTGRRYARASGYRTDDAEYVIVGQGSVVSNAEAVADYMRTERNVKLGVVNVTMFRPFPADYITRLLKGKKGVVVLERTDQPLAVDLPLLREIRAAMGQGVENSRAGRGEALPYPRLAAVSPDDMPSFYSGCYGLGSRDLQPGDLIAAVENMLPRGGHRRQFYLGVDFIRKGTNLPKLQIWQEQLADSYPQLATLALPSAGDVNLMPKGALSIRIHSVGGWGAITMGKNLSMTAFELFGVFIKANPKYGSEKKGQPTTFYATLAHDPIRLNCELRHVDVVLSPDPNVFRHSNPFAGLAEGGVFVLQSELTPEAQWTALPVWARTAIVEKHIKFYVLDAFKIAASEASDAELRYRMQGTAFMGAFFNVSPLAKSEGIDEAALFKGLRDQLTKKFGKKGERVVEDNVRVIRRGFDEVREVTPFAVAMDEAFVGEVPEIPDVMNTPNAEQGVGNPGRFWEQVCGLCKLSQDGIADPFAAISAIPAATGAVRDMSGVRLEVPDFIASKCTGCGQCWTQCPDSAIPGLVNSVEEIIGAGIDTATNGVPLDRVRQIAKPLAKEARRQMDALPTLAFSDALAAALPIVAGKMGFEGEKRAALDAEFKKVHAAIAEFPFTRTKPFYDVLEGKAKGTGGLLSITINPEACKGCNLCVEVCPDHALVTVKQDAPTLSRLRKNWHFWKHLPDTDDHFINVSNINEGIGVLSSLLLKKETYRSMVGGDGACMGCGEKTAVHLIVSTIQALMGPRVDKYVARLNTLVAGLEEKSRALLLEGADMEAMTAAVSGNNVAVPVDPSKKERLALLAREIHALKDLSWRYTEGPAGKGRARLGMANSTGCSSVWASTYPYNPYPFPWVNHLFQDAPSIAIGVFEGHMRKMADGFVHVRRAERLLDDSYDAATLEPELAIFDWKLFDDEEFAMCPPIIAMGGDGAMLDIGFQNLSRLMASGKPIRVVVLDTQVYSNTGGQSCTSGFTGQVADMAAFGPAQHGKTEMRKELALIAIAHRGTFVHQSSPASASHLIAGVIKGLQKRRPAVFNIYTPCPVEHGLADDWSQHSARLALEARAFPFLTFDPDAGSSVADCLSLDGNPSVETAWPEYELRYTDEAGKEQEMTLPLTIADWAATEGRFKKHFKEIKQVTDDLVLFHEYLALDADGREGKVPYIYTGGGDHKLHRLKVSSEMVQLAEERLQFWAELKEMAGIEQPASVREALAASLEEEFTAKAAMLTREYEQRITDLKATYPALVARKLAEGLLRSAGGQHLAQELMASMSTLALPPLVLPASAGNGATASPAAAASVPAPAAPPAATSAPAVAAAPAVAAAPATPAPASAAPADDDMAIEPYVESARCTSCNECTNLNKKLFAYNADKQAFIKDPKGGTYAQLVQAAEKCPVGAIHPGTPLNPKEKDLPKWIERAKPFN from the coding sequence ATGAACATCTGGCCTGGCAAGAGTGTCGCGCAGAGTGCGTCCGCCCCTGCATCTCCCCCCCCGTTCCCGGGGGTGGTCGAGGCAATGGATGGCAGCGCCGCAGTGGTGGAGATGGAGACTGCGGCCAGCGAGGCCGCGGGCGCGTATCCCATCACCCCGTCCACGCAAATGGGAGAGGGGTGGGCCGCGGCGGTCGCCGACGGCCGGCCTAACGTGAACGGACGCCGCCTGCTCTTCTTCGAACCCGAGGGAGAACATGCCGCCGCCGCCGTCACCGCGGGGATGAGCATGATGGGGCTGCGCGCGACGAACTTCTCCAGCGGACAGGGGATCGTGTACATGCACGAGTCGCTGTACGCGGCGGTGGGCAAGCGGCTCACGTACGTGCTGAACGTCGCGGCGCGCGCGATCACGAAGCAGGGCCTGAACGTGCATGCGGGGCACGATGACTACCACGCCATCGACGACACCGGGTTCTTCCAGGTGTTCGCCAAGGACGTGCAGGAGTCGGCGGACCTCAACCTCATCGCGCATCGCATCGCCGAGCTCTCGCTCAACCCCGGCGTCTGCGCGCAGGACGGCTTCCTCACCAGCCACGTGATCGAATCGATCCGCCTGCCGGAGCGCGAGCTCGTCAAGCAGTACCTGGGCGATCCGTCCGACGTCATCGACTCACCAACACCGGCGCAGCGCCTCGTCTTCGGCGAGACGCGCCGCCGCATCCCCGAGATGTTCGACCTCGACTACCCGGCGATGCTGGGAGTCGTGCAGAACCAGGACAGCTACGCGCAGGGCGTGGCGGCGCAGCGGCCGTTCTACTTCGACCACATCGTCGAGCTCACCGATCGGGCGCTCGACGAGTATGCGGCGCTCACGGGCCGTCGGTACGCGCGGGCCAGCGGCTACCGCACCGACGATGCGGAGTACGTGATCGTGGGGCAGGGGTCGGTGGTCTCGAACGCCGAGGCCGTCGCCGACTACATGCGGACAGAACGGAACGTGAAGCTCGGGGTGGTGAACGTGACGATGTTCCGCCCGTTCCCGGCCGACTACATCACCCGCCTGCTCAAGGGAAAGAAGGGGGTGGTGGTACTGGAGCGCACGGACCAGCCGCTCGCGGTCGACCTGCCGCTGCTGCGCGAGATTCGCGCGGCGATGGGGCAGGGGGTCGAGAACTCGCGCGCCGGGCGCGGGGAGGCGCTGCCGTATCCCAGGCTGGCCGCGGTGTCGCCTGACGACATGCCGTCGTTCTATTCGGGTTGCTACGGACTGGGGAGCCGCGACCTGCAGCCCGGCGACCTCATCGCCGCCGTGGAGAACATGCTCCCGCGTGGCGGCCATCGGCGCCAGTTCTACCTGGGAGTCGACTTCATCCGCAAGGGGACCAACCTCCCCAAGCTCCAGATCTGGCAGGAGCAGCTGGCGGACAGCTATCCGCAGTTGGCCACGCTTGCCCTTCCGTCGGCGGGTGACGTGAACCTGATGCCCAAGGGGGCGCTCTCGATCCGCATCCACTCGGTGGGCGGGTGGGGGGCCATCACGATGGGGAAGAACCTGTCGATGACCGCCTTCGAGCTGTTTGGGGTGTTCATCAAGGCGAACCCCAAGTACGGCTCCGAGAAGAAGGGGCAACCGACGACGTTCTACGCCACGCTCGCGCACGACCCCATCCGGCTCAACTGCGAGTTGCGGCACGTGGACGTCGTGCTGTCGCCCGACCCCAACGTCTTCCGCCACTCCAACCCGTTCGCCGGGCTGGCCGAAGGCGGGGTGTTCGTGCTGCAGAGCGAACTGACGCCCGAGGCGCAGTGGACGGCGCTCCCCGTGTGGGCGCGCACGGCCATCGTCGAGAAGCACATCAAGTTCTACGTCCTCGACGCGTTCAAGATCGCGGCGAGCGAGGCGTCAGACGCCGAGCTGCGCTATCGCATGCAGGGGACCGCCTTCATGGGGGCCTTCTTCAACGTGTCGCCGCTGGCCAAGTCCGAGGGGATCGACGAAGCCGCGCTGTTCAAGGGGCTGCGCGACCAGCTGACCAAGAAGTTCGGGAAGAAGGGCGAACGTGTCGTGGAGGACAACGTTCGGGTCATCCGACGCGGCTTCGACGAGGTCAGGGAAGTCACGCCGTTCGCGGTGGCGATGGACGAGGCCTTCGTGGGCGAAGTGCCCGAGATCCCCGACGTGATGAACACGCCGAACGCCGAGCAGGGGGTGGGGAACCCCGGGCGCTTCTGGGAACAGGTGTGCGGGCTCTGCAAGCTGTCGCAGGACGGCATTGCCGATCCGTTCGCCGCCATCAGTGCCATCCCGGCCGCCACTGGCGCCGTGCGCGACATGTCGGGGGTGCGACTCGAGGTCCCGGACTTCATCGCCAGCAAGTGCACCGGCTGCGGGCAGTGCTGGACGCAGTGCCCCGATTCGGCAATTCCCGGTTTGGTGAACAGCGTCGAGGAGATCATCGGCGCAGGGATCGACACGGCGACGAACGGGGTGCCGCTGGATCGCGTGCGCCAGATCGCCAAGCCGCTGGCCAAGGAGGCGCGGCGCCAAATGGACGCCCTGCCGACGCTCGCCTTCTCCGATGCGCTGGCTGCCGCCCTCCCGATCGTTGCCGGCAAGATGGGCTTCGAGGGCGAGAAGCGCGCGGCGCTCGACGCCGAGTTCAAGAAGGTCCACGCGGCGATCGCCGAGTTCCCGTTCACGCGGACCAAGCCGTTCTACGACGTATTGGAAGGGAAGGCCAAGGGGACGGGAGGGCTCCTCTCGATCACGATCAATCCCGAGGCGTGCAAGGGGTGCAACCTGTGCGTCGAGGTCTGCCCCGACCACGCCCTCGTCACGGTCAAGCAGGATGCGCCGACGCTCTCGCGTCTGCGCAAGAACTGGCACTTCTGGAAGCACCTGCCGGATACCGACGACCACTTCATCAACGTCTCCAACATCAACGAAGGGATCGGCGTCCTCTCGTCGCTCCTGCTCAAGAAGGAGACCTATCGCTCGATGGTCGGGGGCGACGGCGCATGCATGGGATGCGGCGAGAAGACCGCCGTGCACCTGATCGTCTCGACGATCCAGGCGCTGATGGGGCCGCGTGTGGACAAGTACGTCGCTCGGCTCAACACGCTGGTCGCCGGCCTGGAGGAGAAGTCGCGCGCCCTGCTGCTCGAGGGGGCCGACATGGAAGCGATGACCGCTGCCGTCAGCGGCAACAACGTCGCCGTCCCCGTCGATCCGTCCAAGAAGGAGCGCCTCGCGCTCCTGGCCCGCGAGATCCACGCCCTGAAGGACCTGAGCTGGCGCTACACCGAGGGACCCGCGGGCAAGGGACGCGCGCGCCTCGGCATGGCCAACTCCACCGGCTGCTCGTCGGTGTGGGCCAGCACCTATCCGTACAATCCGTATCCGTTCCCCTGGGTCAACCACCTCTTCCAGGACGCCCCGTCCATCGCCATCGGCGTGTTCGAAGGGCACATGCGCAAGATGGCCGACGGCTTCGTCCACGTGCGACGCGCCGAGCGGCTGCTCGACGACTCGTACGATGCGGCGACGCTCGAGCCCGAACTCGCGATCTTCGACTGGAAGCTCTTCGACGACGAGGAGTTCGCCATGTGCCCGCCGATCATCGCCATGGGCGGTGACGGGGCCATGCTCGACATCGGCTTCCAGAACCTCTCGCGCCTCATGGCGTCGGGGAAGCCGATTCGCGTGGTGGTGCTCGATACGCAGGTGTACTCCAACACCGGCGGGCAGTCGTGCACGAGCGGGTTCACCGGCCAGGTGGCCGACATGGCGGCGTTTGGTCCCGCGCAGCACGGCAAGACGGAGATGCGCAAGGAACTCGCGCTCATCGCCATCGCGCATCGCGGCACCTTCGTCCACCAGTCCTCACCCGCCTCGGCGTCGCACCTCATCGCCGGGGTGATCAAGGGGCTGCAGAAGCGGCGTCCAGCCGTCTTCAACATCTATACGCCGTGCCCGGTGGAGCACGGGCTGGCCGACGACTGGTCGCAGCATTCCGCGCGGCTCGCGCTCGAGGCACGTGCCTTCCCGTTCCTCACCTTCGATCCCGATGCCGGATCGTCGGTGGCGGATTGCCTGAGCCTCGACGGCAACCCGTCGGTAGAGACGGCGTGGCCCGAGTACGAGCTGCGCTACACCGATGAAGCGGGGAAGGAGCAGGAGATGACGCTCCCCCTGACGATCGCCGACTGGGCCGCGACCGAGGGGCGCTTCAAGAAGCACTTCAAGGAGATCAAGCAGGTCACCGACGACCTGGTCCTATTCCATGAGTACCTGGCGCTCGACGCCGACGGGCGCGAGGGCAAGGTGCCATACATCTATACTGGCGGCGGCGACCACAAGCTGCATCGTCTCAAGGTCTCCTCGGAGATGGTGCAACTGGCCGAGGAGCGGTTGCAGTTCTGGGCCGAGCTCAAGGAGATGGCGGGGATCGAGCAGCCGGCATCGGTGCGCGAAGCGCTGGCGGCCTCGCTTGAGGAGGAGTTCACCGCCAAGGCGGCGATGTTGACGCGCGAGTACGAACAGCGCATCACCGACCTCAAGGCGACCTATCCCGCCCTGGTGGCGCGCAAGCTGGCCGAGGGGTTGCTGCGCAGCGCTGGCGGACAGCACCTGGCGCAGGAGTTGATGGCCAGCATGTCGACGCTTGCGTTGCCGCCGCTGGTGCTCCCGGCGAGCGCGGGGAATGGCGCGACAGCCTCCCCGGCCGCGGCGGCCAGCGTGCCGGCGCCGGCCGCACCGCCAGCCGCAACCTCAGCACCTGCCGTTGCCGCGGCACCGGCTGTTGCCGCGGCGCCCGCCACACCGGCTCCCGCAAGTGCCGCCCCGGCCGATGACGACATGGCCATCGAGCCCTACGTGGAATCGGCGCGCTGCACGTCGTGCAACGAGTGCACGAACCTCAACAAGAAGCTCTTCGCCTACAACGCCGACAAGCAGGCGTTCATCAAGGACCCCAAGGGCGGGACGTACGCCCAGCTCGTGCAGGCGGCGGAAAAGTGCCCCGTCGGCGCCATTCATCCGGGCACTCCGCTCAATCCGAAGGAGAAGGATCTCCCGAAGTGGATCGAGCGCGCCAAGCCGTTCAACTGA
- the rsxC gene encoding electron transport complex subunit RsxC, whose product MLTRGGFRHGVHPEERKELTHALPIRRMPFPDEVVLPLRQHAGKPAKVRVKVGDHVERGDKVADADGFVSVPIHASAAGRVVDIDWAPHIDGTMAMAVRIKLDPHAMHVPRPRLVPRWEGLTPEQVIQAVQDAGVVGMGGAAFPTHVKLAPPKDVTIHTLIINGAECEPYLTSDHRTMVEYPARVLFGVRVIMHTLGVQKAVIGVERNKPDAIAALTAALPKDLDLTVLPLTVKYPQGAEKMLIHAVTGQEVPSGKLPASVGVVVQNVGSAAAIAEVFETGLPLIERIVTVSGEGIRKPANLIVPVGTRLIDLLDYCGGLTDDAAEVIVGGPMMGLAQGNLEAPVTKGTTGVVVLTREQTRQPEVYPCIGCGRCLEACPVFLNPSELGQLAQLQRYDEMEPMHLADCMICGSCSYVCPSNIPLAQLFSFSKLALRRRKAAAS is encoded by the coding sequence ATGCTCACGCGAGGTGGGTTTCGGCACGGGGTGCACCCGGAGGAGCGCAAGGAACTGACCCATGCGCTCCCCATCCGGCGCATGCCCTTTCCGGACGAAGTGGTACTCCCGTTGCGACAGCACGCCGGCAAGCCGGCGAAAGTGCGCGTCAAGGTGGGCGATCACGTCGAGCGCGGCGACAAGGTGGCCGATGCCGATGGCTTCGTCTCCGTTCCCATCCACGCGTCCGCGGCGGGACGCGTGGTCGACATCGACTGGGCGCCGCACATCGATGGCACGATGGCGATGGCGGTGCGCATCAAGCTCGATCCGCATGCGATGCACGTACCGCGGCCCCGGCTGGTCCCGCGCTGGGAAGGGCTGACGCCGGAGCAAGTGATCCAGGCGGTGCAGGATGCCGGGGTCGTGGGGATGGGGGGGGCTGCCTTCCCCACGCACGTGAAGCTCGCCCCGCCCAAGGACGTGACGATCCACACGCTGATCATCAACGGCGCGGAGTGCGAGCCGTACCTCACGTCTGATCACCGCACGATGGTCGAGTATCCGGCCCGCGTCCTCTTTGGCGTGCGGGTAATCATGCACACGTTAGGCGTGCAGAAGGCGGTGATCGGGGTGGAGCGCAACAAGCCCGACGCCATCGCCGCCCTCACCGCGGCCCTCCCCAAGGACCTCGACCTCACGGTATTGCCCCTGACGGTGAAGTATCCGCAGGGCGCCGAGAAGATGCTGATCCACGCCGTGACCGGGCAGGAGGTCCCGTCGGGCAAGCTGCCGGCCTCGGTAGGCGTGGTGGTGCAGAACGTCGGCTCGGCCGCGGCCATCGCCGAAGTGTTCGAGACGGGGCTGCCGCTCATCGAGCGCATCGTGACGGTGAGCGGGGAAGGGATCCGGAAGCCGGCCAACCTCATCGTACCCGTGGGAACGCGCCTCATCGACCTGCTGGACTATTGCGGCGGGCTCACCGACGATGCCGCCGAGGTGATCGTCGGCGGGCCGATGATGGGACTCGCGCAGGGCAACCTCGAGGCGCCGGTCACCAAGGGGACGACCGGCGTGGTGGTGCTCACCCGCGAGCAGACGCGGCAGCCCGAGGTGTATCCCTGCATCGGCTGCGGGCGCTGCCTCGAGGCGTGCCCGGTCTTCCTCAACCCGTCGGAACTTGGGCAACTCGCCCAGCTCCAGCGCTACGATGAGATGGAACCGATGCACCTGGCGGATTGCATGATCTGCGGCTCCTGTTCGTACGTGTGCCCCTCCAACATCCCGCTCGCGCAGCTCTTCTCGTTCAGCAAGCTGGCGCTGCGGCGGCGCAAGGCGGCGGCCTCATGA
- a CDS encoding RnfABCDGE type electron transport complex subunit D — translation MWNVVGSLVPVVLAAAWYFGVSALLVIAAAVAGCVAAERAFGKASTLRDGSAAITGLLLGLCLPAGMPMWMAALGGFVGIALGKSIFGGLGQNVFNPALIGRAFLQAAFPVPITTWPAVGGSFWTLRGDTFALPFMRANAPDALTAATPLGLWKFEGKGTAFIDLLIGNTGGSLGETAAIVIALGGAYLAWRGYLNWRVPAAILVSVALFATVLHGVNPRYPTAIFMLFSGGLMLGAVYMATDMVTSPVTNQGRWIFGAGIGVLVVVIRVWGGLPEGVMYAILLMNAFVPFINKATQPRVFGTKPRLAGGAT, via the coding sequence ATGTGGAACGTGGTGGGGAGCCTGGTCCCGGTCGTCCTCGCCGCCGCCTGGTACTTCGGCGTCAGCGCGCTCCTCGTGATCGCGGCCGCTGTCGCCGGCTGTGTGGCGGCAGAGCGCGCCTTCGGCAAGGCCTCGACCCTGCGTGATGGATCGGCGGCCATCACCGGACTCCTGCTCGGCCTCTGCCTTCCCGCCGGCATGCCGATGTGGATGGCGGCCCTTGGAGGGTTTGTCGGGATCGCCCTGGGGAAGAGCATCTTTGGCGGGTTGGGGCAGAATGTCTTCAACCCGGCGCTCATCGGTCGCGCCTTCCTGCAGGCGGCGTTCCCGGTCCCCATCACCACGTGGCCGGCGGTGGGTGGCAGCTTCTGGACGCTGCGCGGCGATACCTTCGCCCTCCCGTTCATGCGGGCCAATGCGCCCGACGCGCTGACCGCGGCGACCCCGCTGGGCCTCTGGAAGTTCGAGGGGAAGGGGACCGCCTTCATCGACTTGCTCATCGGCAACACCGGGGGCTCGTTAGGGGAGACGGCGGCGATCGTCATCGCCCTCGGGGGCGCCTATCTCGCCTGGCGCGGCTACCTCAACTGGCGCGTGCCGGCGGCGATCCTGGTGAGCGTCGCGCTCTTCGCGACCGTCCTGCACGGCGTGAACCCGCGCTATCCGACCGCGATCTTCATGCTGTTCAGCGGTGGGCTCATGCTCGGTGCCGTGTACATGGCGACCGACATGGTGACGTCGCCCGTGACCAACCAGGGGCGCTGGATCTTCGGGGCCGGCATCGGGGTCCTCGTTGTCGTCATTCGCGTGTGGGGCGGACTGCCTGAGGGCGTGATGTACGCGATCCTCCTGATGAACGCGTTCGTCCCCTTCATCAACAAGGCGACGCAGCCACGGGTCTTTGGAACCAAGCCGCGACTCGCGGGAGGCGCCACATGA
- a CDS encoding FMN-binding protein yields the protein MEPSRDSREAPHDALAWCRAHDRAADAGTPSWRLLATLGGSGALAGLLLVLAWQWTTPSITAHRAQVEQAAVAEVLKVPARMDTLYVVDGKLTRTPVGDPAKLERLVEGFDAQGKRSGVAGRAGEPGFADVVSVMIGFDPADGSLLGMKILGQKETPGLGDKIEKDSAFVGQFTGAKAPLTGVKARSGDNKSQVVTITGATISSRTVIRIINNAVARWQPMLAAYDREAKP from the coding sequence TTGGAACCAAGCCGCGACTCGCGGGAGGCGCCACATGACGCACTCGCATGGTGCCGCGCCCACGACCGAGCTGCCGATGCCGGGACGCCTTCGTGGCGACTCCTGGCAACGTTAGGCGGTTCGGGAGCGCTCGCGGGGCTGCTGCTCGTGCTGGCGTGGCAGTGGACGACTCCCTCCATCACCGCCCACCGGGCGCAGGTGGAGCAGGCCGCCGTCGCCGAGGTGCTCAAGGTGCCCGCGCGCATGGACACGCTCTACGTCGTCGATGGCAAGCTCACGCGAACGCCGGTGGGGGACCCGGCCAAGCTTGAGCGCCTGGTGGAAGGATTCGATGCACAGGGGAAGCGCTCGGGCGTCGCGGGCCGCGCCGGGGAGCCCGGCTTTGCCGATGTGGTCTCCGTGATGATCGGCTTCGATCCGGCCGACGGCTCGCTGTTGGGCATGAAGATCCTCGGGCAGAAGGAGACGCCGGGGCTTGGCGACAAGATCGAGAAGGACTCGGCCTTCGTTGGGCAGTTCACCGGCGCCAAGGCCCCGCTCACCGGGGTCAAGGCACGGAGCGGCGACAACAAGTCGCAGGTCGTGACCATTACCGGGGCGACGATCTCGTCGCGCACGGTGATCCGCATCATCAACAACGCCGTCGCGCGCTGGCAGCCGATGCTTGCCGCGTACGACCGGGAGGCCAAACCGTGA
- a CDS encoding electron transport complex subunit E gives MEDLVRGIWEENPVLVQMLGLCPTLAVTNSVANSLAMGVATLAVLVASSFLVASLKRFIPNEVRIASYVLIIATFVTLADMTLEATVPNVHKALGAFIALIVVNCIILGRAEAFAAKTGPLRAVLDAIGMGIGFAIVLLAMGSVRELLGSGTLLGFRVLGAGFEPWVIMVLPPGGFLTLGIFMLAIAWQKERRERRAVAGRA, from the coding sequence ATGGAAGACCTCGTGCGCGGCATCTGGGAGGAGAATCCGGTCCTGGTGCAGATGCTGGGGCTCTGTCCCACGCTGGCAGTGACCAACTCGGTGGCCAACTCGCTGGCGATGGGCGTGGCGACACTGGCCGTGCTGGTGGCGTCGTCGTTCCTGGTGGCGTCGCTCAAGCGGTTCATCCCGAACGAGGTGCGCATCGCGTCATACGTCCTCATCATCGCCACGTTCGTGACGCTGGCCGACATGACGCTCGAGGCGACGGTGCCTAACGTGCACAAGGCGCTGGGGGCGTTCATTGCACTGATCGTGGTCAACTGCATCATCCTCGGGCGTGCCGAGGCGTTTGCGGCGAAGACCGGACCGCTGCGTGCGGTGCTGGACGCCATCGGGATGGGGATCGGGTTCGCGATCGTCCTCCTCGCGATGGGATCCGTCCGTGAGTTGCTCGGGAGCGGGACCCTCCTCGGCTTTCGCGTGCTGGGCGCCGGCTTCGAGCCGTGGGTCATCATGGTCCTTCCACCCGGCGGGTTCCTCACGCTCGGGATCTTCATGCTGGCGATTGCCTGGCAGAAGGAGCGTCGTGAGCGCCGCGCGGTCGCGGGGAGGGCCTGA
- a CDS encoding electron transport complex subunit RsxA: MAGDLAWILISAMLVNNFTLTLFLGLCSFFGVTSQIGTALRLGLANLFVLVLTAISAWFLNRFILDAAPFLRIISFIIVIASTVQVVEMAIKKASPVLFRALGIYLPLITTNCAILALAIFQTNRGYGFWQGLAFAVGAGLGLTLALTLMASIRVRVDRSSVPSVARGLGIVLIIASSLSLAFMGFAGLGSSS; the protein is encoded by the coding sequence ATGGCTGGCGATCTGGCGTGGATCCTCATCTCGGCGATGTTGGTGAACAACTTCACCCTCACGCTCTTCCTCGGGCTGTGCTCGTTCTTCGGCGTCACCAGCCAGATCGGGACGGCGTTGCGGCTGGGGCTGGCCAATCTCTTCGTCCTCGTGCTCACGGCGATCTCGGCGTGGTTCCTCAACCGCTTCATCCTCGACGCGGCGCCGTTCCTGCGCATCATCTCCTTCATCATCGTCATAGCCTCGACGGTGCAGGTGGTGGAGATGGCGATCAAGAAGGCGAGCCCCGTGCTGTTCCGCGCGCTGGGGATCTACCTCCCGCTGATCACGACGAACTGCGCCATCCTGGCGCTGGCCATCTTCCAGACCAACCGGGGGTACGGCTTCTGGCAAGGACTCGCCTTCGCGGTCGGCGCCGGGCTGGGACTCACGCTCGCGCTGACGCTCATGGCCTCCATCCGGGTGCGCGTCGATCGCTCCAGCGTTCCATCGGTGGCCCGCGGGTTGGGCATCGTCCTCATCATCGCCAGCAGCCTCTCGCTCGCCTTCATGGGCTTCGCGGGACTGGGGAGTTCCTCATGA
- a CDS encoding FAD:protein FMN transferase yields MSAHGPSRATGRREFLALGVGAFVVASVPFARRRGPAVTRRTLPVMGTIADLAVVHRDVRHAEGAIDAAFAELRHVEATMSRFLPVSEVGTVNRLAAGVPVTVSAPTRDVIAAALAWAHASHGAFDPAIGRVVELWDVTHRQSPPEGGRVTRFAGRQLHRHVQLATEKGAPAVYLADPDIHLDLGGIAKGYAVDRAVDALRAWGITDAMVNVGGDLYALGSAPGGDPWRVGIQDPADASAIIGMLDVRDRAVATSGDYEQFFRYRGVRYHHLMDPATAAPRQSPAHSVTIEAASCMDADAAATAVFGMSDAQARSVLQARARDARVVRWA; encoded by the coding sequence ATGAGCGCACACGGACCATCCCGCGCCACCGGGCGACGCGAGTTCCTCGCTCTCGGCGTTGGTGCCTTCGTCGTCGCCAGCGTCCCCTTCGCGCGGCGGCGTGGCCCGGCGGTCACGCGGCGTACGCTCCCGGTGATGGGGACCATCGCCGACCTGGCGGTGGTGCATCGCGACGTGCGGCATGCCGAAGGGGCCATCGACGCCGCCTTCGCCGAGCTGCGGCACGTGGAGGCGACCATGTCGCGCTTCCTCCCGGTGTCGGAGGTGGGGACGGTCAACCGGCTCGCCGCTGGCGTTCCCGTGACCGTCAGCGCCCCCACGCGAGACGTCATCGCGGCCGCGCTGGCGTGGGCGCATGCCAGCCACGGCGCCTTCGACCCGGCCATCGGCCGCGTGGTCGAGCTGTGGGACGTGACGCATCGTCAGAGCCCCCCAGAAGGCGGACGCGTGACGCGGTTTGCAGGGCGGCAGCTCCATCGACATGTGCAGCTGGCGACGGAGAAGGGGGCGCCGGCTGTCTATCTGGCCGACCCGGACATTCACCTCGACCTCGGCGGCATCGCCAAGGGCTATGCGGTCGATCGCGCGGTCGATGCCTTGCGCGCCTGGGGGATCACCGATGCGATGGTCAACGTGGGCGGCGACCTGTACGCGTTAGGCTCGGCCCCGGGCGGTGATCCATGGCGCGTCGGGATCCAGGACCCGGCCGATGCCAGCGCGATCATCGGGATGCTCGACGTGCGCGATCGCGCGGTCGCCACGTCAGGCGACTACGAGCAGTTCTTTCGGTACCGCGGCGTGCGGTACCACCACCTGATGGATCCGGCGACCGCCGCCCCGCGGCAGTCCCCGGCGCACAGCGTCACCATCGAGGCGGCCTCCTGCATGGACGCGGATGCAGCGGCCACGGCGGTGTTCGGCATGAGCGACGCGCAGGCGAGGAGCGTGCTGCAGGCACGCGCCCGCGACGCGCGCGTCGTGCGGTGGGCGTAG
- a CDS encoding type 1 glutamine amidotransferase: protein MRPRTVLMLVGPEYEDLEVWYPKLRLEEAGFTVPLVGMGEPSYRGKHGYPCSVDGSAREWRAQEVAGIIAPGGWAPDKLRRDPAVLQLVRDVDAAGGMVATICHGPWILISAGIVRGRRLTSTVGIRDDVVNAGATWVDEPVVIDGHLISSRVPRDLPAFGRAMVQWLEQA from the coding sequence ATGCGACCCCGAACCGTCCTGATGCTGGTGGGGCCGGAGTACGAGGATCTCGAGGTGTGGTATCCCAAGCTGCGGCTCGAGGAGGCGGGCTTCACCGTCCCGCTGGTGGGGATGGGTGAGCCGTCGTACCGAGGGAAGCACGGCTACCCGTGTTCGGTCGACGGTTCGGCCCGCGAGTGGCGCGCCCAGGAGGTGGCGGGGATCATCGCCCCGGGGGGATGGGCCCCGGACAAGCTGCGGCGTGACCCGGCGGTGTTGCAGCTGGTGCGCGACGTCGATGCCGCCGGCGGAATGGTGGCGACGATCTGCCACGGTCCGTGGATCCTCATCTCGGCGGGGATCGTGCGCGGTCGTCGCCTGACGAGCACCGTCGGGATTCGCGACGACGTCGTGAACGCGGGGGCCACCTGGGTCGACGAGCCCGTGGTGATCGACGGCCACCTCATCAGCAGCCGGGTACCGCGAGACCTCCCTGCCTTCGGGCGCGCGATGGTGCAGTGGCTGGAGCAGGCCTAG